The genomic DNA CGCGAGGCCGACATCGGTCAACTGAGCAATCACTTGCGCGCTACTCACCGTGCCATCCCGGCCCACGCATTCAACGGATACAAACAGTGGTCCGGGCGTCTCGTTGCCCAATAATTCATCCCACACGAATTCCTTTTTCACCGCTTCATCCACCGCCGCCTTTGGCTTGAATACGCGATCGCACACTTGCGTGCCGGGGATGAGATCAAAACTCAGGGGGTGCCCGTTGCGCCACCCCCAGCTGCCGGACCAATTAAAACTGCCCTTCGCCATATATTCATTTTTGTAAACCTCCGACACCATCGTCAATTGCTCAGGTGCAATGCGTTTCACGCGCAGACGAATGGCGCGGTTGTTGACGGAAACGAAACTGAAATGGCGATTGCCATTGACTGCCTGCGAAAAATACGTGCCCGGCAAATACACGCGGCTGGGCAAGGGATTAAAAACAACTGCCTGGAGCTTTTCCTTGGCCAGCGTGAGACCCAATTTGCTTGGCAAGCCGGGCTTCATTCGCACGCGATATTTCTGATTTAGCTCAAAACCGCCATTGAGTTCAATCCATGAACCCGAAATATCTACTTTAAATTCAACTTGAGTTTGCACAAAACGCAGCGACTTTTTGGTATTAACCTCCACGGACTGCTCCACAACCAACCATTTGGCGAGTTGTCCTGCGGTGAGTTCCTGCGGCAGTGCATGGCTTAAGCGAATCTGGATAGAACGGCCGTGGTTGAGCCGATTTTCAGCAAATATTCTTTCGACCTGCATTGGCTCGCGCACACCGAGTGGGTACGACACGCTTTCCGACAACCGATTGCCATCACCGGAGGGCAGGCCTTTCTTCAAAAGCAACCGCCATTCCATGCCGGGGCTTAAGATGCGCCTGGGGTGAATCAAAACTCGCGTGGGATGGCCCACCAATTCGGGGCCCTCATCAACCATTCGCATCGACCACGGCTCGTCGGGTGCCTCAAGCCAGCGAAGGTTCTCCTTCGTCATCGGCTCGATGCTGGCGGGAATTACGCTGCCGTTTTTGGAACGAAACTCCACGAACGCTTCAGCTTTGCCAGCGTCCATCGCCACATTAAACGCCAATGCAGCGCTGAACGGCCGGTCACCATTCAGCGAGCGCAAATGCTTTGCCTCCACTTGCATCGGCGGGGTGTGAAATTGGCGGCGAAATTTTAGGCCGGTTTTTTTGATGACCGCCTCGCTCAAGCTCACGACGAACCGTGCATCCAATTCAAACCCGCTGGCGGGCGTGAATGATCCGGAACGGGTGCTGTCCCAAATAAATTCACCCTTCATCGGCGGCTCAAAAGCCAATGGGTTAACTTGTCCCGATTCGCCGACTTGCTCCGGCTCAACGATCGGTTCTTCAAACTGCACGCGAAAGGTTGCGCGCGCGGGCAATTCAGAATTAATGGGGGTCAGCTTAACACCCGATACCTCCACCAACGCTTCGCCGGACACGGGAACCAAATCTCCATCCGGCAACGGCGGCGGCACTTGCATCATCGCGTAAGCTGCCAAGCCAATCGCTGAAATGATTACCGCGCCCAAAAAAACTTTTACTGAACCATGCCCGAAACGGGTCTTCCATTGCTCCCAATCCATTTTCGTCCTCCTTTTGTTTAAACACAGAACAGCCAGAACACCCGACCCCCATTTATAAGTACCGCGTTCCCAATCCAATTCTAACAATTATTGGTCGGAATCATACTTGCCCTGAAGCGGCGCTTCGGGCGCAGGTGACTGGGCTGCGGTGTCAGGCTCGGACACTTCTCGAGTGCCCAAGTAAATTAAAAGCGCATCAGAAATCACCAACAACAACGCCAAAGCAGTCGCAAGGGCGATAAGGCGACGCTCGCGCCAATTGAAGGGCCCGGCAAAAACCGAGGGCGCATTGAGTTGGCGCAGGGCGTTTGCAAAATCACTGGCGTTTTCAAAGCGATCGCCATCGTCGGAGGCGCATGCGCGCAATAGTAACGGGTTGAGTTGCATCAACTTTTCGCGTCCGGACAACCCGCGCGCGGAGGCCGGCAAATCGGGAAAGGCGTTACGATCTTTGCCGGTGCTGATTTCGTAAAGCACTTTGCCGAGCGCGTACACGTCCGCATCGGGACCACCCGTGCCTTCGCTTGGAAGAAAGCCCAATGTGCCGGTGGAAAATGAGGTCATCCCCGAGCCCGCCACAAGGCCGATGTCAGCCAGTTTCGGCTGGCCGCTTACGAAAACGATGTTGGAGGGCTTAATGTCTCGATGCACCAGATTATTTTGGTGGAGGTAATCGAGTGCATCGGCCAATTGCGCGCCGAGGTCAATGCATTCTTCAGCGGGCAAAGGACCGCGCGCGCTCATCTCGGATTGCAACGTGCGTGGCGCATAATCGGCTGTTTGAATTCGCTGGCCAACCACTTGGTCATCGGCCAATTCCATTACATAATAAAAATAGCTATCGTCTTCATTGCGCCCCACGTGCAGCAAATCAATAAGTCCATCGTGCCCGCGCGAGAGGGCTTCGTAATGGCGAATGCCATTGAACTCACGTTGATACGGGCGCACATCCTCGAACAGGGAACGCTGCACAATCTTCACCGCGCGCCACGTGCCGAGCACATTGCGGGCGAGCCACACTTGACCATAGCTGCCACGGGCGATCTCGATCACCAATTCATAATCCGGAATGTTGAAACTTGTTCCCATCGGGAATGTTCGCCCAATGACCGTGCCCGAGATTATTCACGGGTCATTCACCGGCGGCCAATGACGGCTTTTTCTCACCTCCTTGAGCAAAACATACCTCCGCGGGGCTTGTTCACAAAGCGAAGGTTATTCACAAACGGGACAAGTTTTATAAAAAAAGTTGTGGATAGTTGTTAGATTCGCGTTTGTGCGGCGGTATTATATAAAAGATGGGGGCATCAAATGAGACAACGACAACTGACATTGACCTTGGACGGGCCGGGCACCCGAACCACACGCGTGGTGTACCGGCGTTATCAACCGCAGGCGGAATGGTGGTTCCGAAAAATCCGCGAAAATCTAGACGCGGAACCGAAACCCGCGCCACCGCCCGACCCCGTACCCGCTCAGGAAATTTTCCGCTGGCAATAAACGCAATTTTTAAAAGTAGGACTACACAGGCATGAGAACAGACACGGTCACAGTTGGGTTAAGAAATGACTGTCGTCCCCCTGGCACCTCCTGCCTCTATCCACAGCCAGGATCCACCCGGCCACCTGTCCCCTCGGGCGGCCGACCCCTTGGCAACCCCCGCCCCGGCGCCTCCCCAGCGCCGGGCGGGCGTTAGCCATTGATTCTATCGTGTGAACCAATCGGCATTGTATGCTGCTCAAACTTGTGCTGCAATCTTCACCCATGAAGGCTGACCCTCCATTACTTGAGACCCGCAGCAGCCTCATCAACCGACTCAAAGCCACCATCAACGGCGAAAGTTGGGAAGTGTTTTTCAACACCTATTGGGAACTCATTTACAGCGTGGCCCGCCGTGCCGGGCTTTCTGAAGCTGATTCGCAGGACATCGTGCAGGAAACCATTCTCAAAGTTCACAAGAGTCTCGACCGTTTTAAGTACAACCGCAGTCGCGGCAGCTTCAAAGGCTGGCTGCGCACCATCACCCGATCGCGGCTGGCCGAGCATTTCAAAAAACAACAACGCCAACCACCAACCCAGCAACCCCGAGAGGATGAGGATGACCCGCTCGCCAATCTCACCGATCCCCAAGGGCCGGAATTGGATCGCATCTGGGGCGAAGAATGGTCGCGCAGCCTCATCCAGCGCGCGCTCGCCTTCCTCAAAGAACAGGTGAGCCTCAAACAATACCAAATTTTCAAATGCCACTGCATCGATGAATGGACCGTGAAAGAAACCTGCGACGCCCTCAACGTCAACGCCGCTCAAGTCTATATGGCCAAAAAACGCATCGGCAAAATCTTCGCCGCCAAGCTGGAACGCCTGAAGCAGGAAGAAGAGTGAATCCTTTTCCCTTGCCGCAACTTCAATCACTCCATAACGTTTGCTTTGCTGACGGCACAACAACCCGCAACCGCAAACTGCCTCCATCGAAATTCAATTTCGCAATCCCGCCAATGAAGAGACCGGCAGTTTAACTGAACTGCTGGAAGGCGATGCCGCACGGGAAGAATCAACGCTGGCGGAATTTCATAACGCACCAATTTTCATCCCGCACGCCATCGGCAGTGGCGCGGCCGATCCGCAGGCGCAATTGCTTTTTGAACGCTCGCAAGCCTCCGGCTCGCTGGGCGGCGATGATCCCGAAGCATTTCTGCAACACGCCGCCCAAAATGGCTGGCGGCCGGCTTTGGAGGCTGAGTTTGGGGCGACTTCACCGGGGATGTTGCGCGCGGTCGCACCCAATCGCACGGCGTGGTCGTATCTCTTCGATCTCGGCCCCGAATCGCGCGTGCTGGATCTCGGCTGCGGAACCGGCGGCGTCGCGTGTCGACTTGGCAAAGATCATCACGTCATCGCCGCGGATAAGTCCCCTATCAACGCCGCCTTCGTCAAACTGCGCGGCGAACAGGAATCCCTCCCGCACTTTCATGCCATCTGCGCCGACGGCGTGGATCTCCCCATCGCCGATGCCCAGCTTGATCTGGTTTGTATGATCGGCAGCTTCGAATGGATGCCCACTTCGTGGCCAAATGAAAATCCCGAAGCCATTCACGCGCGCGTCTTGAGCGAAGTATTCCGCGTCCTCAAACCCGGCGGCTCCCTTTTTCTCGGCATCGAAAACCGCCAGTACCTCGGCTTCGCACTGGGCGTTGCTGATCCCCACGCGCGCATTCGGCACGTTTCCTACCTCCCCCGCGACCGTGCCAACCAACTCTCTCTCGATCTGCGCAGCACACCCTTTCTCGAATACACCTACACTCGCAGCGAAGCCAACACACTCTTAAATAACGCGGGCTTTGCCAACGTGGATGACTATTGGCTGCGCCCCGACTACTCGACGCCTAATTATATTATCCCGCTCAACAACGAGCACATCATCAAATATTTCATCGAGGAACGCCTGAACCCGTGGGACTACCAAGGCGGGCGATCCTTTGTTTACAAAATTTTCCGAATGCTCCCTCCCCGCGAAGTGGCGGAGCACGTGGAGTTCTTTGGCTTTTGCGCCCGCAAACCGGAATGATTCCCCGCATCCAAAAATGGCTCACTGAACATCACGCCCGCCTCGGCGTGCCCGCGGAGCTGCAGCCGCTCGTCCTTATCAACGTCAATTACAAATACGTCGAATCCTACCCCATCATCAGCCGCGTAGTGCTGTGGTTTGCCAAAGATGCCGAACGCCCCAGTCTCGCCACCAAAATCGCTGACCCCGGTCTCACCCGCGCAGCCATTGATTCCAGCATCACCTTTCAGGATAAAATCGACGCCGCACTCGGGCAGGATTTGTTTTTGAAAATTATTGAAGTGGCCGACATCAATGACCGAATGGTCATCATCGAAGAAGCCTGCCCGCATCGCACTTTTGAAACTGATTTGAAATTCGCCATCTGCGGCCCCGAACGTTCTCACGCCCGATTCGCCCGCACCTTCGCCGCGCAAATGGATGAGATCGGCACACTCTGCGGCAAACTCACCACCCTCGACCAAGGCGGCCCCGCTAAACGCTGGGGAGATGACGCCGCCACCCGCGCGCATCATTTCAAAAACGACTGTGGTTTTGATGACGCAATTTTCCCCGAAGCAAGCATCGAGTTTATGCGCGACGCCCTCAACAAAATCGAACTGCCAAACACCCCCGTGCTCGCCGATTTTGTGTGCCCCAATATTTTCCCCGGCCCGCGCCTCATCGACAACGTCCACCCCCAACTCGAAGATTGGAACCGCACCCTCCCCGGCCACATCAACGCCTTCCGCTTTCTTGTCCCCTACTTTTATTCGCAACCCGTTGATCTCCTTTACCCCGATTGGAGCCTCGCCCTCGCCAGCGCATTGGCCGATACCGAACACCAATCCATCATCGCCGCCCCCCTTGGAAAACTCTTTGCGATGATCGGGCTCGACGTCAAAACCCAACCCGATGTCATCTGGGCATTCATCATGTACGCCGCCATTTTTGAAATGCAGGACAAACTCGATTTCTATCGCGAGAGCCCCTTTATGATCGATGGAAAAATCGACACATTCAAAAAATGGACCCAACGCCTTTGCGGCGTCGCCAACACCGAAGTCAACGCCGACTACCTCCTCGCCAGCGAAGAAAACCTAAAAGCACAGCCCTAGAAAAAAGGCTTGAGGGAAAAAATAAATGGTACGCCCTGAGGGAATCGAACCCCCAACCTCCTGATCCGCAATCAGTTTCGATTGCTCGTCCGGCGGCGTATTGACTTTTTGAATTTGCTGGGGAATTGCGTGGTTTGGCCTGTTTTTTAGGGCTGGTTTCACGGTCTTCCTTTTTACTCGCTGGGGACAGTCTAACCCCTTCTATGAATAATGCGAGGTAATAAAGTCGGGCTTAATGTCGGGGTGGGGTTGGTGCGCGCGGGTTTGGTCGCTACCGCCGCGTGACGGCGCGGCGGCGGAGGTCGAGGCGTTGGCTGCGGCGGGCGGCGGAGAGGCGAGTAAAGGCGCGGACTTGTACGTTGCTGGCGAATTGGCCACTGACGCGGCGGCCGTCGATGGTGGATCCTGCGGCGAACTGTGAGGTGGTGCCGTTGCCGGCGGGCGGGTTGATGCCGGTGATGCGATACACTGCACCCTCAACCGGCGGCGAGGAGAGCAGCAGCAGCGCGATCATAAGGCGAACCAAGGACATGCAATCCCTTGTACCACATTCCGTAAACTTCACAAATTGTTTTTTGATTCCGGCCCTCTCACTGTTTTAGTTAGTAGATTAATATGGATGCGGACTAGCTGCTGATAAAATGGGCATTGGCGTAAACCTCTACTTGTGGCTTTTTTGAAACTTTTTAGTGAGTTTGGGTGTGGGCCTTGGGGTGGGCGTTGAACGTTTTTTTTGGGGCTTGGGGGTTGTTTTTGTGGGGGTTTTGGGTTTGGGGTGAAAATAGTTGAAAATAAATGAAAGATTTTACCTCCGTTTCGCGAATATATAGTAGAGGGGCACGTTGCCCTTTGTTAACCTGAACTCAGAAAGATACGAACTATGAAGAAAACATTTCTAACACTGGTGGCCTTGGTTGGCCTGACTTGGAATGTGAATGCGCAGGAGATGCCGCCTGTACCAAAGAATAACCTTGCGGGAGCACACGAAAGCTTCAACTATTTGACAGGCATTTTTGCTGATAATCCCGATGTGCTCGTGGGTGACACGATTAAGTTTAAGGTTCACCCAATCCCAGAAGATATATATGGGCAACCCACCCCAACACCTCCATATCCTGCCGCTGATATTGGTGCAGCAGTCGCAAATCCTTGGACAATTACCATAGGAAAACAAAATGATGTTTTTGATAGCTATCAAATTACGATTGTTAAGCCTGGTAATGCTATTTTTGCGAATTTCATTTCCTTCGAGTATATGTGGGTTATTGAGACGGTTGAGGTAGTCGGAGGTCAGGTAACGCGAAACGTTATCGTGGAGGATACATTGTATTTCGTGAACGCCCTTGAAGGCGCTGCATTGCCCTTTGGTGACGACCTGAACTTTTTCAAGCATGCGATACCGGGTAATTTACCAGCTAATCGATTCCAAATTTGGGGTGATTTGGACTTTAATGATCAATTTGCACTTATCCTGTTGGATAGCTATATTGAATTTTACGCTATTGAAGGCGCCTATAATGTTGCCAATGACTAAGAAAGAAAACTTATGAAACAACAAATGTTACCACGAGTAATCATATCAAGCCTTCTGTTGGCTGTATGCTTAACTCCAGCCCAATCCTTTGGAGCCGGTGGCCCAAGGCCAAGTTCAGTGCCGCGAGATTTAGTGATCATCGTGACACCTGATGATACACTTGATCGCTTCTATCAAGACCACGAGCCGCCCGTTGAAATATGGAAACATGTTGACGCCTACACGTTCCTTGGAATGCGGACTCATCCGAATGTTCGGAGTCTTCAGGATGAAGCCTTGCGCAAGGCCCATCCCGATAAACGAGAACCATCCAGGGCTGATCAGTTAATCAACAAGCTCGAAGGCAAAGTGAATAAACCGAACAAGTACCTGCCGCAGGGTGTCCGGTTTGTCTTCAAGCCGCCGCGTCGAATTGACGTTATTGCCGACAAAATCCCCCTGAAAATGGTGCAACACGAGCAATTCAAAAATATGTCCCATTGGCTTGCTTTTCCAGCTGGTAAGGGTGTGTTGGTAGATGGCTTGCTGCAAGCGTTAAAAGAACGAATGGATGAATTCAAAAAATTGGGCATCGAACGCGAACCAGTTCCGCATCACGCTCTCAATCCTAAAGCTACGGAGAATGCAATAAAAAGAAGTAATGCATTGCGGCGGCAGGCATATGACAGGCCAATCGCTACATTGGAACGATGGCTAAAGGACATGGATCCAAAAGACCCTCAACATAAAGTTTTCACTCAAAGGCTTGAAAAATTCAAAAAAGCAAGGGCTCGGTTTGAGGATTAGTTGACGATCATTTGATTTCTGCCACTCACCGCCCCGTTTTCACGGGGCGTTTTTTGTGCCTATTGGCCTTCGGATTCTAGGCGGGCTTCTAGTTCGTTGAGGCGGTGGAGGAGGGCTTGGATGAAGTGTTTGGATTCTTCGGTGCGGCGGGCGGCGGAGAGGCGAGTAAAGGCGCGGACTTGTACGTTGCTGGCGAATTGGCCACTGACGCGGCGGCCGTCGATGGTGGATCCTGCGGCGAACTGTGAGGTGGTGCCGTTGCCGGCGGGCGGGTTGATGCCGGTGATGCGATACACTGCACCCTCAACCGGCGGCGAGGAGAGCAGCAGCAGCGCGATCATAAGGCGAACCAAGGACATGCAATCCCTTGTACCACATTCCGTAAACTTCACAAATTGTTTTTTGATTCCGGCCCTCTCACTGTTTTAGTTAGTAGATTAATATGGATGCGGACTAGCTGCTGATAAAATGGGCATTGGCGTAAACCTCTACTTGTGGCTTTTTTGAAACTTTTTAGTGAGTTTGGGTGTGGGCCTTGGGGTGGGCGTTGAACGTTTTTTTTGGGGCTTGGGGGTTGTTTTTGTGGGGGTTTTGGGTTTGGGGTGAAAATAGTTGAAAATAAATGAAAGATTTTACCTCCGTTTCGCGAATATATAGTAGAGGGGCACGTTGCCCTTTGTTAACCTGAACTCAGAAAGATACGAACTATGAAGAAAACACTACTAACACTGGTGGCCTTGGTTGGCCTGACTTGGAATGTGAATGCGCAGGATGCGCCCCCGGAGCCTGATAGGAGTTTGCCTCCAATTGAAAGCGATCCCACGGATTACGAGATTATTGAAATGCTTGTTCCGCCAGGAGAAATGTTTGTGAATTGTGGTGAAGGCGGTTTTGAATTTAATTTCAACCAAAGTGCCCGTTTTACTGGGCTGGTTCGATCACTGGCTGACATGCCATTCCTCACACTTCACGGCATGTTGATGTTTTCTGAAAAAGACAGCATCACATTCACGTACGTTCCGTCTAGACTGAAGAATGGCGTAAGAATGCCTGACCTTGATGATCAAGTGTCTATCATTGTTTCCAGAGATTTGGAAAAGCCATGTGGATTGGATTTTCAGTTGAAACACCAAAAACAAAACAAATTTCCATTTGAATTGGAGCTTGCATATCGCTTGAGTACGCTCATTAAAAAACGTGATCCTATAAACGGGGACGAACTGCATCTTGCACTCCCTAAAAAAAAGCGATCCTTGGAATGGAATGACCCGTCTCGAATTACGCCAAACAATGAAATGAACCATGAAAAATGGGTTTCTGATACACCGGCCATGGATCCAAAGTTGAATTATAATACAAATGAAATTGTCAATCATAAGTTTAACGATGGGAAAATTGTTTACACGATCATTATCACCACTTACCTAAGATCACTGAAATGGAATTCTGACCCCAAGGCCAAATAGAAATGTTTGCTCACATCATATCAATTGCCCTCACTCTTGCCGGCACCTTCAATACACTAGAAGAAAGGGAAATGGCGATGCAAAGCGCCAAAGCCACTATTCTTTTTGATATTGAATGTCGGAAGATAGTCGATCATTTTTCGCTATTTGACAACGTCCAATACCCATCAATAACTGATGCTATGTGGACACAAGATGATTGGACGATCTTGCACACTCATAATGAGCTCTTGGACACTTTTCAGCATATTTTCAAAGAAGACCCAGCCCTTCATGATCATATATTGCTGAAAATTGACCGATGTTTTCGTCAAGCTTTTTTGATCAAAGAACATCGTAATCGGCAACGAGCTTTAGCAGGCAAAAAACCGCTAGATTCATTTGCAAATGAGAATTCAATTAGGATGAAAAGGCGTTTGAGGCCAATTGGGGGATATGTTATTGGGTACAGGCCTGACCCATTTATAGAGTCCCTGTTCAAGATTGAGTTGATTGATATAATGCTAAAGCGTGGAGTAATAAATGATCCCAAGGACATTAAAGTGATAATTGTGCCCTAGGTATATTGCCCATTGCATTCACCGCCCCGTTTTACGGGGCGTTTTTTTGTGCCTACTGCCCTTCGGCCTCGAGGCGGGCTTCGAGTTGGTTGAGGCGGCGGAGGAGGGCTTGGATGAAGTGTTTGGATTCTTCGGTG from Limisphaerales bacterium includes the following:
- a CDS encoding serine/threonine protein kinase, which translates into the protein MGTSFNIPDYELVIEIARGSYGQVWLARNVLGTWRAVKIVQRSLFEDVRPYQREFNGIRHYEALSRGHDGLIDLLHVGRNEDDSYFYYVMELADDQVVGQRIQTADYAPRTLQSEMSARGPLPAEECIDLGAQLADALDYLHQNNLVHRDIKPSNIVFVSGQPKLADIGLVAGSGMTSFSTGTLGFLPSEGTGGPDADVYALGKVLYEISTGKDRNAFPDLPASARGLSGREKLMQLNPLLLRACASDDGDRFENASDFANALRQLNAPSVFAGPFNWRERRLIALATALALLLVISDALLIYLGTREVSEPDTAAQSPAPEAPLQGKYDSDQ
- a CDS encoding sigma-70 family RNA polymerase sigma factor, with the translated sequence MLLKLVLQSSPMKADPPLLETRSSLINRLKATINGESWEVFFNTYWELIYSVARRAGLSEADSQDIVQETILKVHKSLDRFKYNRSRGSFKGWLRTITRSRLAEHFKKQQRQPPTQQPREDEDDPLANLTDPQGPELDRIWGEEWSRSLIQRALAFLKEQVSLKQYQIFKCHCIDEWTVKETCDALNVNAAQVYMAKKRIGKIFAAKLERLKQEEE
- a CDS encoding class I SAM-dependent methyltransferase, which encodes MLFERSQASGSLGGDDPEAFLQHAAQNGWRPALEAEFGATSPGMLRAVAPNRTAWSYLFDLGPESRVLDLGCGTGGVACRLGKDHHVIAADKSPINAAFVKLRGEQESLPHFHAICADGVDLPIADAQLDLVCMIGSFEWMPTSWPNENPEAIHARVLSEVFRVLKPGGSLFLGIENRQYLGFALGVADPHARIRHVSYLPRDRANQLSLDLRSTPFLEYTYTRSEANTLLNNAGFANVDDYWLRPDYSTPNYIIPLNNEHIIKYFIEERLNPWDYQGGRSFVYKIFRMLPPREVAEHVEFFGFCARKPE